In a single window of the Sediminicoccus sp. KRV36 genome:
- a CDS encoding OmpA family protein: MKINSLRSLAPAMLSILLLTGCVSEQRYDALQGAYTQLQARYTADEATIQMLNGRLKITMTDRILFSSGGYRINERAREALGKMVPTLQGLQNTRVIVEGYTDTTPVGPELRREGISTNLDLSSRRADTVADSLIAQGTPRNIISADGRGEANPIAPNTTAEGRAQNRRIEITLVGPGN; encoded by the coding sequence ATGAAGATCAATAGCCTTCGCTCGCTCGCACCCGCGATGCTGTCCATCCTGCTGCTGACGGGCTGCGTGTCCGAACAGCGCTACGATGCGCTGCAGGGTGCATATACCCAGCTCCAGGCGCGCTACACCGCGGATGAGGCGACGATCCAGATGCTCAATGGGCGCCTGAAGATCACCATGACCGACCGCATCCTGTTCTCCTCCGGCGGCTACCGCATCAATGAGCGTGCTCGCGAGGCACTGGGGAAAATGGTGCCGACGCTGCAGGGGCTGCAGAACACGCGGGTGATCGTCGAAGGCTACACCGATACGACGCCGGTCGGGCCCGAACTGCGCCGCGAGGGCATCAGCACCAACCTCGATCTGTCCTCGCGCCGTGCCGATACGGTGGCGGACAGCTTGATCGCTCAGGGCACGCCGCGGAACATCATCTCAGCCGATGGTCGCGGCGAGGCCAACCCGATCGCGCCGAACACCACGGCCGAGGGGCGGGCGCAGAACCGGCGGATCGAGATCACGCTGGTCGGGCCAGGGAACTGA